A DNA window from Alicyclobacillus acidocaldarius subsp. acidocaldarius DSM 446 contains the following coding sequences:
- a CDS encoding site-specific integrase, producing MQEIMDTNVSSTIHVGLTELSASANKYVLNSKARNTIRAYQSDWRSFCTWCDERHLSSLPAEPKTVALYLSDMADRGYRTSTIGRHMISIGLAHRTKGFPSPTSDETVRAVWRGIRNTLGVAPQGKSPILVEDLRRMLQHVPNDLMGLRDRALLLIGFAGAFRRSEIVALNVEDVEFVREGLVITLRRSKTDQEGEGRKVGIPYGSFIETCPVRALQAWLNATGIDSGPLFRRVTKGHDVRDARLSDKTVARIVKRYVRLIGLDQRHFAGHSLRAGLATSAALAGVSERDIMAQTGHRSPMMVRRYIRDSNLFRSNAAARIGL from the coding sequence ATGCAGGAAATCATGGATACTAACGTATCCTCCACGATACACGTTGGATTGACCGAGTTATCTGCAAGCGCCAACAAGTATGTTCTGAACTCTAAAGCACGAAATACGATTCGGGCCTACCAATCCGACTGGCGCTCGTTCTGCACCTGGTGCGACGAACGCCACCTCTCTTCCCTGCCCGCCGAGCCGAAGACGGTAGCGCTCTACCTATCCGACATGGCTGATCGAGGCTATCGAACCAGTACCATCGGTCGGCATATGATTTCGATTGGCCTCGCTCATCGAACGAAAGGCTTCCCCTCCCCCACCTCCGATGAGACGGTACGGGCCGTCTGGCGGGGCATCCGCAATACGCTTGGCGTAGCACCTCAGGGGAAATCACCTATATTAGTGGAAGACTTGCGACGCATGTTGCAACACGTGCCAAACGACCTCATGGGCCTGCGGGACCGCGCACTTCTGCTGATCGGGTTCGCCGGCGCATTCCGACGCTCGGAAATCGTGGCTCTGAATGTTGAGGACGTCGAGTTCGTGCGTGAGGGGCTTGTGATCACGTTGCGCAGGAGCAAGACTGACCAGGAGGGCGAAGGTCGGAAAGTGGGTATCCCCTACGGCTCGTTCATCGAGACCTGCCCAGTGCGCGCGCTCCAAGCGTGGTTGAACGCGACGGGGATTGATTCCGGGCCCCTCTTTCGCCGAGTGACCAAAGGCCACGATGTGCGCGACGCGCGACTCTCTGATAAGACCGTGGCACGTATCGTAAAGCGGTATGTGCGTCTAATAGGCCTTGACCAGCGTCACTTTGCCGGCCACAGCCTGCGCGCAGGTCTTGCAACATCGGCGGCGCTGGCGGGTGTGTCGGAACGAGACATTATGGCGCAGACGG
- a CDS encoding PIN domain-containing protein codes for MKSVLLDTNVILRFLLDDHPHHSPAATNLFMKAEQGEIKLVIDPMIVAECCYVLEGKVYQFSKELIASHLIPVLTHEGVQCEALMTVLDGLDIYVEHRLDFADAYLIALARNHRFEVATFDNKMARIENVVFQDL; via the coding sequence GTGAAATCCGTTTTGTTAGACACTAACGTAATTCTGCGTTTTCTACTTGACGACCATCCCCACCATTCGCCAGCAGCTACGAACCTGTTCATGAAAGCTGAACAGGGTGAAATCAAGTTGGTCATTGATCCGATGATTGTGGCGGAATGCTGTTACGTCCTGGAGGGAAAAGTCTATCAGTTTTCAAAGGAGCTCATTGCCTCTCACCTGATCCCCGTCCTGACTCACGAAGGGGTCCAATGTGAAGCCCTCATGACGGTATTAGACGGTCTAGACATTTACGTCGAACATCGATTGGATTTTGCCGACGCCTACCTCATTGCGCTGGCTCGGAATCACCGTTTTGAAGTCGCGACATTCGACAACAAGATGGCTCGAATCGAAAACGTGGTTTTTCAAGACCTCTGA
- a CDS encoding AbrB/MazE/SpoVT family DNA-binding domain-containing protein, with amino-acid sequence MSIVKVSPKYQITVPSELREALGLQPGDKLLFHQKPNGEVVIRRVPRVSAQQLAGSLARASGKMIPYVPLEEARRITYDELAQRMASELQQTDSPSSIEGGDAK; translated from the coding sequence ATGTCAATCGTCAAAGTGTCACCCAAATATCAAATCACAGTACCAAGCGAGCTTCGGGAAGCACTTGGTCTACAACCAGGAGATAAGCTTCTTTTTCATCAAAAACCGAATGGGGAAGTTGTGATTCGTCGTGTCCCTCGAGTATCCGCCCAGCAACTCGCAGGGTCGCTTGCAAGAGCATCAGGAAAAATGATTCCATATGTCCCACTCGAAGAAGCGAGGCGAATTACGTATGACGAACTTGCTCAGCGAATGGCGAGCGAATTACAGCAGACAGATTCGCCATCTTCAATCGAGGGTGGTGATGCAAAGTGA